From Corynebacterium pseudotuberculosis:
TTTTGCCGCATGTAGAAGAAAAAACTGACCGCAAGTTCCTTGATCGGATGCTTGACCTGCACCATCGAAAGCTCACTGAGATCATCGAGGCGTACACCTCCAATGTGGAAAAGCACACGCCTATTCATCCCGAGTACATAGCCAACATTATCGATGAGATAGCCGATGACAACGCTATCTTCTCCATCGACACAGGGATGTGCAACGTATGGGCTGCTCGTTACGTAACTCCCAATGGCAAGCGCGAGATGCTTGGGTCCTTCCGCCATGGAACCATGGCTAATGCTCTGCCTCATGCAATCGGTGCGCAATCGAGTGATCGAGATAGGCAGGTTGTTTGCTTCTCCGGCGACGGCGGACTCAGCATGCTCATGGGCGAATTACTCACGGTCAAGCTGCATCGTCTTCCCATTAAGATCGTTGTTTTTAACAACTCCTCCTTGGGCATGGTCAAGCTTGAGATGCTGGTGGAAGGAATACCTGAGTACGAGACAGACCATGAGCACGTTGATTTTGCGGCGCTTGCAGCGGCAGCGGGTCTGGCTCATGTCTCGATTACAGATCCGAAGACCGCAAGGGAACAGCTTGAAGCTGCTTTTGCACAGCCTGGACCTGTGCTTATAGACGTCACCACCGACCCGAATGCCCTCTCCATTCCACCCAATATCACTATGGAGATGCTTATGGGGTTCTCTAAGGCTGCCACCCGCACGGTCCTGGGTGGTGGGGTAGGCCACATGGTAGATATGGCGCGATCTAATTTGCGGAACATTCCGCGTCCCTGAGCCTGCTAGGCTGCGCCTGCGCGCCCCTGGGAGGCCTGAATCCGCGCGCCCTGAGCCGGTGCGCCCCTGAGGGGCCTGGAGCCTGCATTTCCATAGACATTGGGCGGTAAAAGCACACTTTTGGGCCTCTTTGTCTATGGAAATGCAGGTTTCCCCCTACTTAATGCAGGTTTCCCCCTACCTTCCACACACTAGGGAACCGATCGCTAAGCCCTGACGTCTAAGGACACATGGGCAACCGCATTTTTACTACCCAAGAGCTGCATCAATTAGGTCTTTCCCGCAGCGCAATCGCAACCAAAATAAAACATGGGGCCCTCTACCGCGTAGAGCGCGGAATTTACACTGAAGAAAAACCAGAGGGAATTCTTCTGCTTAAGGCATTGCAAAGATCTCGACCCGGGCTTATTTTTAGCGGGCGCACGGCGATGCAGGTGCATATGTCTGCAGAAATCGAGACTCCGGTGGAGGCCGTAATTATAAAGAGCAGATCTGCCTGCTCAAATGATGTAATCCGCATCAAACATGTGAGGTCTGTAGCGTCAGAGCTCAGGCAAGGGGTCCGCGTAGCGTCGCCGCTTAATGTTCTCAATAATGCGGAGGCTATGCCTATTGCGGAATGCGTCGATTTTATTGAGAAAACATATTGGGGGAAGAGCGGATCAGCACGTTTAATCCGCGATATTTCTAGGACCCGGCTGAGTAAGCATGCCCATAGAGTAATCGAGCTTGCCGCTGTAGGAGCAGAAAGCCCCGCAGAGATTCGTTTGTTCAGAAAACTCCGCTCTATGGGCTATCCGTTTGAACAAAATCTGAAGATCGGCGCTTATCGATGGGACGGCGTGCATACAAAGAGCAAGGTCATAGTTGAGGTAGACGGATACACCTACCACGGAAACCGTCATGCTTTTGTCTATGACCGATGGAAAGGCAATGAGGCCGTGCGTCGAGGCTATACCTTGGTTCGCTACTCTGCATGGTGCATCTTCGAATGCCTCGACCAAGTAGCAGGGCAAATAGTTGCCTTGGTGGGTGCCAGGCTGCGCGGTGGACAAACTCCTTTATTGGCGTTTGAGAAGACACCGGTGTGGGACTGGCACCCTTTGCTGGGATGAGCTATTCCACCTCGGTGAATTTTCGGTCCCAAGCAGACCGGACGGGGTTGGCATCGGCGAGAAGGATATCAAAACGGTTGTTAGCGATCTCGATGATTTCGGAGAGCGCTACTCTATGCTCCTGCTCGTCGGAGTTAGCTAGACGGCGTATCGCGGTGTCGACGATGCTTCGAATGCTGTCATTGGTTCCCAGGCAGTAGACGAATGGCATGTTAAAACGCTCGCGATAAGCAGCGCTGACTTCTAGAAGCTGTGCAGTTTCCACGTCATCGAGGTCATCAAAGCCTAGAGAACCGCGCTCGGCGCTAATGCTGGGGCCTCTGCATCGGTGGCTAATAATATGTCAGAAGTGTCGGGATAATCGTGGATCAAAGCTTCTCGACGCTCCCCAGAAGCCGTGAGTACTCCCACCTGGATAGCCGCGCGCAGTTCGCTGACGTCTGCAAAGGGACGTGATTCCCATGCTTCCTCCAGCGGCCAGGTCTCCTGGTTAAACAGCGGGCGCAACGCGGTGACAAAATCTTCACGGCTCATGGCATTGATTTCATCTAGAGACACACCCTCACCGCTGGCGTCTCGGGCCACGTCAGAACCGGTTTGTTTGCCCACGTGGAAGAACAAGATGTTGAGGAGGATTGCAGCAATAGCTCCGATGGACATGCCGGAGGAGACGAAGATGCGGGCCCATTCGGGGAAGGCTTCTGCGACGGAAGGCTTGAAAGTAACCAGCATGGCTAGTCCCAGGGCCGTAGTCACGATAGCGGCGTTGCGGTTATCCGTGAGATCGGTTTTTGCGATGGTCTGTAGGCCTACCCACGCTACGTTGGCAAACAACGCTAGCGATGCTGCTCCCAATACTGGTGAGGGGATAGATGCTACGACTGCCCCGGCCTTGGGTAGGAGACCGAGAATGATCATAAAACCGGCAGCGGAAGCCGCGACCCAGCGGGATTTCACCCCAGTGATACGAACGAGTCCCACGTTTTGGGCAAAGCAGGTGTAAGGGAAGGAGTTCATTACACCGCCGAGGAAAGTGGATAGTCCGTCTGCGCGGAGAGCGCGTTGAATATCGTCGCGTCGAATGCGTTTTTTCACAATCTCGCCGGTGGCAAACACATCGCCGGTGGTCTCCACCATGGTGATAATCATGACGATGATCATGGAGAAGCAAGCGCTAGCGTTAAAAACGGGTGTTCCAAAGTAGAAGGGCGTTGTGATCCCGATGCCTGCTGCTTTGGAGACCTCAGAGAGATCCGCGTGTCCTAGGAAAAGCGCTACGAGAGTACCGCTGACCAAGCCTATGAGTACAGCGAGAGTGCCTAGGAAACCGCGGAAAAACCGCTGAGCCAAAATAATTACTACAAGGGTGCCAAGGGCATACCACAGATCACGGCTGGAAGGCGTGGCCTCGGCGTAGTTAATAAAGTCATTTGCAGACACCGCGAGGAGGGAGGTACCCATCACCAGCAAAACAGAACCGGTGACTACCGGGGGAAAGAATTTAAGAAAGCGCGCGAAGATCGGTGTGGCAAAAAATGTAAAAAGTCCCGCTACGATGACTGCGCCGTACACCGTGGGGAGAGATTCAACGCCGCCCTGTCCATCGGAAACGCTGAGGCCAATCGCAATAATGGGAGCCACCGCGGTTGTTGTGACTCCCTGGATGATGGGTAGGCGTACGCCTACGTATTTCCCTACGCCGACTGATTGGATCAGCGTTGCTAAACCACAGGTGAGAAGGTCGGCGTTAATAAGGTGAATGGTGGTGGCCGCGTTAAGGTGGAGGGAACCCGCAATGAGCAGTGGCACAATCACCGCGCCAGCATAAAAAGCTAAAACATGCTGGATGCCCAGCGCGATGAGTTTAGGAGACGAGGGGAGTGCATCCACGGGGTGGGTCACTGAGGTCACGAGCAGAGCTCCTTGAGATAGGTCGGTTCTAGAGCCCGTTTATCTTAGCAACCCACGGCACCCCATAGTTTCTTGCAAGAAAAATTAGTAAAGAGCACCTTTGATGGCGTCCCAGGCGGGGCGCAGC
This genomic window contains:
- a CDS encoding type IV toxin-antitoxin system AbiEi family antitoxin domain-containing protein, with the translated sequence MGNRIFTTQELHQLGLSRSAIATKIKHGALYRVERGIYTEEKPEGILLLKALQRSRPGLIFSGRTAMQVHMSAEIETPVEAVIIKSRSACSNDVIRIKHVRSVASELRQGVRVASPLNVLNNAEAMPIAECVDFIEKTYWGKSGSARLIRDISRTRLSKHAHRVIELAAVGAESPAEIRLFRKLRSMGYPFEQNLKIGAYRWDGVHTKSKVIVEVDGYTYHGNRHAFVYDRWKGNEAVRRGYTLVRYSAWCIFECLDQVAGQIVALVGARLRGGQTPLLAFEKTPVWDWHPLLG